Proteins encoded together in one Neobacillus sp. FSL H8-0543 window:
- a CDS encoding DUF3221 domain-containing protein has protein sequence MKRILILVLILCFSLVGCNQKDASIKGEYDITGTITEVNTEGRQILVEDKQIGLVWISLHEEGDISTFQIGQTVAVWTDGKIRESYPAQTNALNIEILTTDNT, from the coding sequence ATGAAAAGGATTCTAATCCTCGTCTTAATTCTATGTTTCTCCTTGGTAGGATGTAATCAAAAGGATGCAAGTATAAAAGGGGAATATGACATAACTGGAACCATCACTGAAGTAAACACCGAAGGAAGGCAAATCTTAGTGGAGGATAAACAAATAGGGCTTGTATGGATAAGTTTGCATGAGGAGGGCGACATCAGCACTTTCCAAATCGGGCAAACCGTAGCTGTTTGGACAGACGGAAAAATCAGAGAATCTTACCCTGCCCAAACAAACGCACTAAATATAGAAATCCTAACTACAGACAATACTTAA
- a CDS encoding N-acetylmuramoyl-L-alanine amidase: protein MKSKILFLSIFTFLIIGLGLGATHSYASTSGWKSDKGNWYFYKDNSMVKGWVYTGNQWYFMDSNGAMKTGWVYDQNKWYFTDSSGAMKTGWVYDQNKWYFTDSSGAMKTGWIYDQNKWYFTDSSGAMKTGWLNEQGKFYYLQSNGAMKTGWLKIGTDWYFLKNSGERSTGTVSVGTEIYNFNSLGVMQSNIWLGKYYFTSNGAAAEGITDILGTQYLFNTDGVLVTGWHKYNGIWYYTNLDGIIQTGWITVENKVYFMNQNGMMQIGWMTNQGKTYYFATNGALTTGMATIDGRTYYFDNNGSLFNEGWFTLNTKRYYADASGQLQLGWKELNNIRYYFGSDYSMKTNWVYDQGNWYYLTDQSEMLTGWFLQDNKWYYLNPNGIMQTGWAYVNSKWYYLNQSGIMQTGWLLDNGNWYYLDANGTMKTGWITVIGKEYFLEANGVWIPISRVLEGKIIVLDPGHGGYDGGAGSGGYLEKNINLQVGLKLADLLRKSGATIYMTRSKDEFVSLDGRVAYSNSVTPDAFISIHVNSSTASSPSGIETYYNSEKGVFPTESKLLATYIQSELIKITGAVDRKVKDANFIVLRDNNTPAVLVELGFISNNNDRANLVNDSYQNKLMQGLYNGLVNYFSN from the coding sequence ATGAAAAGCAAAATTTTATTTTTATCAATTTTCACATTTCTAATAATTGGTTTAGGGCTAGGGGCCACTCATTCATATGCCAGCACCTCTGGATGGAAATCTGATAAAGGCAACTGGTACTTTTACAAAGATAACTCAATGGTAAAAGGATGGGTTTACACGGGGAATCAGTGGTACTTTATGGATTCAAATGGAGCTATGAAAACCGGTTGGGTCTATGACCAAAACAAGTGGTACTTTACAGATTCCAGCGGAGCTATGAAAACAGGTTGGGTCTATGACCAAAACAAGTGGTACTTTACAGATTCCAGCGGAGCTATGAAAACTGGTTGGATCTATGACCAAAACAAGTGGTACTTTACAGATTCCAGTGGTGCTATGAAAACTGGTTGGCTTAACGAACAAGGCAAATTTTATTACCTTCAATCCAATGGGGCTATGAAAACAGGTTGGCTAAAAATAGGAACAGACTGGTATTTTTTAAAAAATAGCGGTGAGAGAAGTACTGGGACAGTATCGGTTGGGACAGAAATATATAATTTTAATAGTTTAGGAGTCATGCAATCTAATATATGGCTGGGGAAATACTATTTTACAAGTAATGGTGCAGCAGCCGAGGGTATAACCGATATTCTAGGTACACAGTATTTATTTAATACAGATGGAGTTCTTGTCACTGGATGGCACAAGTATAATGGAATTTGGTATTATACCAATTTAGACGGCATTATTCAAACTGGCTGGATCACCGTGGAAAATAAAGTCTACTTTATGAATCAAAATGGTATGATGCAAATTGGTTGGATGACTAATCAGGGGAAAACATACTATTTTGCCACTAACGGTGCACTAACAACAGGAATGGCAACTATCGATGGTCGTACATACTATTTCGACAATAATGGGTCCCTTTTTAATGAAGGATGGTTTACCTTAAATACGAAAAGGTATTATGCGGATGCTTCTGGACAGCTTCAACTTGGCTGGAAGGAGCTGAATAATATTCGATATTATTTTGGTTCTGATTATTCGATGAAAACGAACTGGGTTTATGATCAAGGTAACTGGTATTATCTTACCGATCAAAGCGAAATGCTAACAGGTTGGTTTTTACAGGATAATAAGTGGTACTATTTAAATCCGAATGGAATTATGCAAACTGGATGGGCATATGTCAACAGTAAATGGTATTACTTAAATCAATCGGGAATTATGCAAACCGGATGGTTGCTGGATAACGGGAACTGGTACTATTTAGATGCAAATGGAACAATGAAGACAGGCTGGATCACTGTGATCGGCAAAGAATACTTTTTAGAGGCAAACGGAGTTTGGATTCCAATCTCACGGGTCTTGGAAGGTAAGATCATTGTCCTGGATCCAGGACATGGAGGATATGATGGCGGTGCTGGCTCTGGCGGATATCTCGAAAAGAACATCAACCTACAGGTTGGGCTGAAATTGGCTGATCTTCTGAGAAAAAGCGGTGCCACGATATATATGACACGGAGTAAGGATGAATTTGTTTCATTAGATGGCAGAGTAGCATACTCCAATTCGGTGACACCGGATGCATTTATTAGTATTCATGTTAATTCATCTACAGCCTCCAGTCCCTCAGGAATTGAAACTTATTATAATTCAGAAAAAGGGGTATTCCCTACTGAAAGCAAACTACTTGCAACCTATATCCAAAGCGAGTTAATAAAAATTACTGGTGCTGTTGATCGGAAAGTAAAGGATGCAAATTTTATTGTATTAAGAGATAACAATACCCCTGCAGTATTGGTCGAATTGGGTTTCATCTCGAATAATAATGACAGAGCGAACCTCGTCAACGATAGCTACCAAAATAAACTTATGCAAGGCCTGTATAATGGACTAGTAAACTACTTTTCAAACTAA
- a CDS encoding helix-turn-helix transcriptional regulator translates to MQSKEKVKIGKVIRRLRLERGLSLEEVALHCDEDSNFIREIEVEKHQDLGLTTLYLIAKKFDMKLWELFKEIEEDNKVL, encoded by the coding sequence ATGCAATCTAAAGAAAAGGTTAAAATTGGCAAAGTAATACGCAGATTAAGACTAGAAAGAGGGTTATCACTAGAGGAAGTTGCCTTACATTGCGATGAGGATAGCAACTTCATTAGAGAAATAGAAGTAGAAAAGCATCAAGACCTAGGATTAACTACACTATATTTAATCGCTAAAAAGTTTGATATGAAACTTTGGGAACTTTTCAAAGAAATTGAAGAGGATAATAAGGTACTATAA
- a CDS encoding DUF6376 family protein: protein MKKWLVIFSASVVLFLGGCSFLNDAKDTLTYVNDATDYLAVATDFANQAPALAQQAISDVQAAEDLESILQEMQQKLEGFNDLQAPEVVADLHQQIVEKNNIIADGIETYLNNIKDGLLDATILENTELFQSAQEITSIIDQIQQLGGE from the coding sequence ATGAAGAAATGGTTGGTTATTTTTTCTGCAAGCGTGGTTTTATTTCTTGGTGGCTGTTCTTTTCTTAATGATGCCAAAGATACACTGACATATGTAAATGATGCAACAGATTATTTAGCGGTAGCGACTGATTTTGCGAATCAAGCCCCTGCCCTTGCTCAACAGGCAATAAGCGATGTGCAGGCTGCGGAGGATCTCGAAAGCATACTCCAAGAAATGCAGCAAAAGCTCGAAGGATTTAATGACCTGCAAGCACCTGAGGTAGTCGCTGATTTACACCAGCAAATCGTTGAGAAAAACAACATCATCGCAGATGGAATTGAAACGTATTTAAATAATATCAAAGATGGCTTACTCGACGCTACAATTCTTGAAAACACCGAACTATTCCAGTCTGCACAAGAAATCACAAGCATTATTGATCAAATTCAACAGCTCGGTGGAGAATAG
- a CDS encoding penicillin acylase family protein, with product MKKKRLLSVLSTTFIAASLLAVPVTGQAKPKAPPPLPPSLEIQIESTKVLQHQGQEIKIVRDSFGVPHIYSETDVALFFGAGFATAEDRLWQAELSRIVASGRMAEVFGGSTANIGQDQVIRRDGYTDAEALAQFEALPAYVKRGLQGYIDGINHYIETTPGAALPPEFQGQKPAKWTLVDSLKVQQLMVRRFGESGGSELTLATRLGKLQQKFGQAEGLEVFETVFWKNDPTAPASLYSYTDKSVKRASKLDSAKFPNSEAVANQLEKEQQMKLDIEKAYGFPHKGGSNAWVVSPSRSASGGTLLLGGPQMGYSAPQIAHEVGIHGAGYNTVGMAFAGAGPIPLIGRGNDFAWTTTTGYGDQIDTFALELNPSNPMQYKYKGKWVDFEVRIETIKRAGQSPLEYKVYRSVHGPVISIENQTAYTQKRSHWGKEIEAMIGFYDFNRASNIKQFEKAAEKIPTSHNFLYSDKQGNIGYWITGRNAIRADGTDNRLPMLGDGSQDWQGIAPLETLTHAINPAQGVVANWNNKPSSDWEYTETLFGPTHRAGFILDQLDSINKISWTDMEEVNKKAGHIELDAYFLKEILLSKLNSGQELPDDVKAAGELVANWDMYQWDNDENGFYDDPGLTIFRSWFERVKTSVFKELQGIGGNSNDLLYHVLSADEGELQSKYSFLGNLDLNKIALDSLETSVQSLSASNKDKAMTEWLTITSKINFQQLGAVGVKPILSMNRGTYNQIVEFSKSNTRSVNILPPGQSGNPFSPHFDDQRLLYANWEYKPMVLDILQLNKK from the coding sequence TTGAAAAAGAAGCGCCTTTTATCCGTTTTATCTACTACTTTCATCGCTGCTAGTTTGCTAGCCGTGCCTGTAACCGGACAGGCTAAGCCCAAGGCACCACCACCACTACCTCCATCCTTAGAAATACAGATTGAATCTACTAAAGTATTACAACATCAAGGACAGGAAATTAAAATTGTTCGAGACTCTTTTGGCGTCCCTCACATTTATTCAGAAACAGATGTAGCGCTATTTTTCGGGGCGGGGTTTGCTACGGCTGAGGATCGGCTATGGCAAGCAGAGCTATCAAGAATCGTTGCCAGCGGTAGAATGGCTGAGGTTTTTGGTGGTTCCACAGCTAATATTGGACAGGATCAGGTGATTCGCCGTGACGGATACACAGATGCAGAAGCACTAGCGCAGTTTGAAGCACTCCCTGCATATGTAAAAAGGGGGTTGCAGGGATATATTGACGGAATTAACCACTACATAGAAACCACACCTGGTGCAGCTTTACCGCCTGAGTTCCAAGGTCAGAAGCCAGCAAAATGGACGTTAGTAGATTCACTTAAGGTTCAGCAGTTAATGGTCAGGAGATTTGGAGAAAGTGGTGGTAGTGAGCTTACTCTGGCCACTCGATTAGGTAAACTCCAACAGAAGTTTGGGCAAGCGGAAGGCTTAGAGGTATTCGAAACCGTCTTTTGGAAAAATGACCCGACTGCCCCAGCCTCTCTTTATTCATATACGGATAAATCCGTTAAGAGAGCTAGTAAACTAGATTCAGCAAAATTCCCGAATAGTGAAGCGGTCGCAAATCAACTTGAAAAGGAACAGCAAATGAAACTCGATATTGAAAAAGCTTACGGCTTCCCACATAAAGGTGGAAGCAATGCCTGGGTTGTCAGTCCATCACGTAGTGCCTCTGGAGGAACTCTTTTGCTTGGAGGTCCGCAAATGGGTTATTCTGCCCCTCAGATTGCCCATGAAGTTGGGATTCATGGAGCGGGCTATAACACGGTCGGAATGGCCTTCGCAGGGGCAGGACCTATTCCTTTAATTGGCCGTGGCAATGACTTTGCCTGGACAACTACTACTGGATATGGAGACCAGATTGATACATTTGCCTTAGAGCTTAATCCAAGCAATCCTATGCAATACAAGTATAAAGGCAAATGGGTTGATTTTGAAGTCAGGATAGAAACTATAAAAAGGGCTGGCCAAAGTCCTTTAGAATACAAAGTATATCGAAGTGTCCACGGACCCGTTATTTCAATAGAAAATCAAACAGCCTATACCCAGAAACGTTCTCACTGGGGAAAAGAAATCGAAGCGATGATTGGCTTCTACGATTTCAATCGAGCAAGCAATATCAAACAGTTCGAAAAAGCAGCAGAAAAAATACCAACGTCACATAATTTCTTGTACTCAGACAAACAGGGCAATATTGGCTACTGGATTACAGGTAGAAATGCGATTAGAGCTGATGGAACGGACAACCGTCTGCCGATGCTCGGTGATGGTTCCCAGGATTGGCAAGGGATTGCACCGCTTGAAACCCTGACACATGCGATTAATCCTGCTCAAGGGGTGGTTGCCAACTGGAATAATAAACCGAGTTCTGACTGGGAGTATACCGAAACATTGTTTGGACCAACCCATCGTGCAGGCTTTATTTTGGATCAACTTGACTCTATTAATAAAATATCTTGGACGGACATGGAGGAAGTCAACAAAAAGGCCGGGCACATTGAATTAGATGCCTACTTCTTAAAAGAGATTTTATTATCGAAACTAAACAGTGGGCAGGAGCTTCCAGATGATGTCAAGGCTGCAGGTGAGCTTGTTGCTAACTGGGACATGTACCAGTGGGATAATGATGAAAATGGATTTTACGATGACCCTGGCTTAACGATTTTCAGAAGTTGGTTTGAACGGGTAAAGACGAGCGTATTCAAGGAATTGCAGGGAATCGGTGGGAACTCAAATGACTTGCTTTATCATGTCCTAAGTGCGGATGAGGGTGAACTGCAATCCAAGTATAGCTTCCTCGGCAATTTAGACCTAAACAAAATAGCCCTTGATAGCCTGGAGACCTCTGTACAAAGTCTGTCAGCAAGTAACAAGGACAAAGCAATGACAGAGTGGTTGACAATTACTTCAAAAATCAACTTCCAACAACTAGGCGCCGTTGGTGTTAAGCCAATCCTTTCCATGAACCGCGGAACGTATAATCAAATTGTTGAGTTTTCAAAAAGCAACACGAGGAGTGTTAACATTCTCCCTCCAGGGCAAAGCGGCAATCCATTTTCACCGCACTTTGACGATCAAAGACTCTTATATGCTAACTGGGAGTACAAACCGATGGTGCTAGATATTTTACAACTGAATAAAAAGTGA
- the wecB gene encoding UDP-N-acetylglucosamine 2-epimerase (non-hydrolyzing): protein MENQLKVMTVFGTRPEAIKMAPLVKELEKNSDKIKSIVTVTAQHREMLDQVLNIFEIVPDYDLNIMKDRQSLIDVTTRCLEGLNKVFQEVKPDIVLVHGDTSTTFVASLAAFYNSIPIGHVEAGLRTRNKYSPYPEEMNRQLTGVLADLHFAPTDLSKENLLSENKQEDTIFVTGNTAIDALKTTVKPNYSHPVIDNLGDDRLILMTAHRRENTGKPMENMFNAISRLIEKHEDVQVVYPVHMNPVVREIANKILGNNERIHLIEPLDVIDFHNFASKAYLILTDSGGVQEEAPSLGVPVLVLRDTTERPEGVAAGTLKLAGTEEEVIFTLADELLSDQVAHDKMAKASNPYGDGQASRRIVDAILYQMGDRKDRPKDLGREE from the coding sequence ATGGAAAATCAATTGAAGGTAATGACAGTATTTGGTACAAGACCTGAAGCGATTAAAATGGCTCCACTTGTAAAAGAATTAGAAAAAAATAGCGATAAAATTAAATCGATTGTAACTGTAACTGCACAACATAGGGAAATGCTTGATCAAGTCTTGAACATTTTTGAAATTGTTCCTGATTATGACCTAAATATCATGAAAGACAGACAGTCGTTGATTGATGTGACTACTCGTTGTTTAGAGGGATTAAATAAAGTATTCCAAGAGGTTAAGCCAGATATTGTATTGGTTCATGGCGATACTTCGACTACTTTCGTGGCCAGTTTGGCAGCCTTTTACAATTCGATTCCGATAGGACATGTTGAGGCAGGACTAAGGACGAGGAATAAGTATTCACCGTATCCGGAAGAAATGAATCGTCAGCTTACGGGAGTACTAGCCGATCTTCATTTTGCACCAACAGATCTTTCGAAGGAAAACCTGTTATCAGAAAATAAACAAGAAGATACTATTTTTGTCACTGGGAATACTGCGATTGATGCGCTGAAGACAACGGTAAAACCAAATTATTCTCATCCGGTGATAGATAATCTTGGTGATGACCGGTTAATTCTGATGACTGCGCATCGTCGGGAGAATACAGGTAAACCAATGGAAAATATGTTCAATGCCATTAGTAGGCTCATTGAGAAACACGAGGATGTTCAGGTGGTATATCCTGTACATATGAACCCAGTGGTCCGTGAAATTGCTAATAAAATTTTAGGGAATAATGAACGCATCCATTTAATCGAACCACTTGATGTCATTGATTTTCATAACTTTGCATCTAAGGCATATTTAATCCTCACTGATTCTGGTGGTGTTCAAGAAGAGGCACCATCCTTAGGCGTTCCAGTATTAGTGCTAAGAGATACAACTGAGCGTCCGGAAGGAGTGGCTGCAGGTACATTGAAGTTAGCCGGAACAGAGGAAGAAGTTATTTTTACCCTAGCGGATGAATTACTATCAGATCAAGTGGCGCATGACAAAATGGCCAAAGCTTCCAACCCATATGGTGACGGACAGGCATCCCGAAGAATCGTCGATGCAATTCTTTATCAAATGGGAGATCGAAAGGATAGACCCAAGGATTTAGGTAGAGAAGAATAA
- a CDS encoding molybdopterin oxidoreductase family protein yields the protein MKHFGYFSGVCPLDCPDQCGLLFNKIMGKITKVEGDPSHPVTKGNICNKVRNMTERIYDESRLQYPMKRTGAKGAGLFERITWEEAIKTITSRWKELIHMDGPDSILPYSFYGNMGLLSAEGMDRRFFHRLGASRLDRTICNSASSVGYKYTMGGSFGIDPEDTIESKLIIFWGINAVSTNMHQMILAQKARKHNGAKIVVIDVHKNQTGRLADWFIPILPGTDSALALGLMHVLFAENMVDNDFMQQYTVGHEELREHVVQYDPLTVSGITGVSVEDIYKLARMYGQTSPAFIRIGNGPQHHDNGGMFIRTVSCLPALTGQWLVKGGGAIKGNSGYLATNTMSLQRPDLLQNKKMRSINMNLIGESLLSAAPPIRSLFVYGTNPAVVAPEGNKVRKGLEREDLFTVVHDLFLTETAKYADIVLPATSSFENTDIYTSYWHHYVQLQQPVIEPYGESKSNVDVFRLLAKGMGFTESVFEDTEAEMIAQALDNPSNPYLQGINYESLAENHFLKAAVKPLFPGKLTTPSGKIELYSEQMASDGHPPLPTYIPLPVDGEHPYQFIPGPNHNFLNSTFSNNQEHIMLEKEEPRLHMNHHDAKRSGIIDGEMVRVWNGRGECKLKVQVGESVLPGVVVTQGLWADDKGTMQLVNSLTPDRIADMGGGATFFSGRVSVEKS from the coding sequence ATGAAACATTTTGGTTATTTTTCTGGCGTATGTCCGCTTGATTGTCCGGATCAGTGCGGCTTACTTTTCAATAAGATTATGGGGAAAATTACAAAGGTTGAAGGGGATCCCTCGCATCCGGTGACGAAGGGGAATATTTGTAATAAGGTAAGGAATATGACGGAGCGAATTTATGATGAAAGTCGGTTGCAGTACCCGATGAAACGGACGGGTGCAAAAGGTGCTGGTCTGTTCGAACGAATCACCTGGGAGGAAGCCATTAAAACGATTACTTCCCGCTGGAAAGAACTTATTCACATGGATGGACCTGACAGTATCCTTCCTTATAGCTTTTATGGAAATATGGGATTGCTCAGCGCAGAGGGAATGGATCGTCGGTTCTTTCATCGCCTCGGTGCTTCACGTCTCGATCGCACAATTTGTAACTCTGCTAGCTCCGTTGGCTATAAATATACAATGGGTGGCAGTTTTGGAATCGACCCTGAAGATACGATTGAGTCCAAACTGATTATCTTTTGGGGGATTAATGCAGTAAGCACTAATATGCATCAAATGATACTGGCCCAAAAGGCACGCAAACATAACGGCGCCAAGATTGTCGTCATCGATGTCCACAAAAATCAAACAGGTAGATTAGCAGATTGGTTTATTCCTATTTTACCAGGGACTGATAGTGCCCTTGCGTTAGGGTTAATGCACGTTTTATTTGCTGAAAACATGGTTGATAACGACTTTATGCAACAATACACGGTTGGGCACGAGGAGCTACGCGAGCATGTTGTCCAGTACGATCCGCTCACCGTTTCTGGAATCACAGGGGTATCGGTCGAAGACATTTATAAGCTCGCTCGGATGTACGGTCAGACCTCCCCTGCGTTTATCCGCATCGGTAACGGGCCGCAGCATCATGACAATGGCGGGATGTTCATCCGAACAGTTTCTTGTCTCCCTGCCCTAACGGGACAATGGCTAGTCAAAGGTGGCGGCGCCATTAAAGGCAATTCTGGCTATTTAGCAACGAATACAATGAGTCTGCAGCGTCCGGACCTTTTGCAAAATAAAAAAATGCGCTCGATAAATATGAACCTGATCGGTGAATCCTTACTGTCCGCTGCCCCTCCTATAAGGTCATTATTCGTATACGGCACGAACCCCGCCGTTGTTGCACCAGAAGGGAATAAGGTCAGAAAAGGGCTGGAGCGCGAGGATTTATTCACCGTCGTCCATGATTTATTTTTAACAGAAACCGCTAAATACGCAGATATTGTTTTACCAGCAACATCGTCGTTTGAAAACACTGATATATATACCTCCTATTGGCATCATTACGTTCAGCTCCAACAGCCCGTTATTGAACCGTATGGAGAGTCTAAATCAAATGTCGATGTCTTCCGTCTGTTGGCGAAGGGAATGGGTTTCACTGAATCTGTCTTCGAAGACACTGAAGCAGAAATGATTGCCCAAGCGCTCGACAACCCAAGTAACCCTTATTTGCAAGGAATTAATTATGAGAGTTTAGCAGAGAATCATTTTTTAAAAGCCGCGGTGAAGCCATTGTTTCCTGGAAAGCTTACGACACCAAGTGGAAAAATTGAGTTATATTCAGAGCAAATGGCGAGTGATGGCCATCCGCCATTGCCAACTTATATCCCATTGCCTGTAGACGGAGAGCATCCTTACCAGTTCATACCTGGGCCAAATCATAATTTTTTAAACTCTACTTTTTCAAACAATCAAGAGCACATCATGCTTGAAAAAGAAGAACCGCGCTTGCACATGAATCATCATGATGCTAAACGTTCAGGGATTATAGATGGGGAAATGGTTCGCGTTTGGAATGGACGCGGAGAATGCAAGCTCAAAGTGC
- a CDS encoding SGNH/GDSL hydrolase family protein yields the protein MNIVNNARICYDLTVRYKERSGGMSKGRKFKSLLLVGTLVFSLPISAWAKAPEKKVIDYVALGDSLAAGATPFKGKDLGYPDYLTQRFEQSQYTVDFDNFAVNGYQSRHVLNDILVKDHVRGGIEEAEFITLDIGGNDILPVVLTGGNVPAAIASAVGNIHIILKTIDALNPNAKVYVMGYFNVLPYLRHEQQQALLQVLDAFNSGIEKAAIANGDTFVPTAKIIAKNYQTYLPNPNDIHLSLEGYQIVAKEFWKYIDKSKSK from the coding sequence ATGAATATTGTGAATAACGCACGAATCTGTTACGATTTAACTGTACGTTATAAGGAACGGAGTGGTGGAATGAGCAAGGGTAGGAAGTTTAAAAGTTTATTGTTAGTGGGCACGTTAGTATTCTCTTTACCGATTTCAGCTTGGGCAAAAGCGCCTGAAAAAAAGGTTATTGATTACGTGGCATTAGGGGATTCTTTAGCAGCTGGGGCTACACCTTTTAAAGGTAAGGACTTGGGATATCCAGATTATTTAACTCAGCGTTTTGAGCAATCGCAGTACACTGTTGACTTTGACAATTTTGCGGTAAACGGTTATCAATCTAGGCATGTGTTAAATGATATTCTAGTTAAAGATCATGTAAGAGGCGGTATTGAGGAGGCCGAATTTATTACCCTCGATATTGGTGGGAACGATATTCTCCCTGTAGTTTTAACCGGTGGAAATGTACCAGCGGCAATTGCCTCTGCAGTAGGTAATATCCATATCATTCTAAAAACCATTGATGCATTAAACCCAAATGCGAAAGTATATGTAATGGGTTATTTCAATGTCCTTCCATATCTGCGTCATGAACAGCAACAGGCCCTATTACAAGTTTTAGACGCATTTAATAGCGGGATTGAAAAAGCAGCTATTGCAAATGGCGATACCTTTGTCCCTACAGCCAAAATCATTGCAAAAAACTATCAAACTTACTTACCAAACCCAAATGATATTCACCTAAGTTTAGAAGGCTACCAAATTGTCGCGAAGGAATTTTGGAAATATATTGATAAAAGCAAAAGCAAGTAA